The Salvia miltiorrhiza cultivar Shanhuang (shh) chromosome 2, IMPLAD_Smil_shh, whole genome shotgun sequence DNA window TAATAGAATATGATGTTTGCACCAAAATccctatatataattataatgatTGGTAATATGAACAACTTCTGCTGACTTCTTATGGGTGAAAATTTAGTATATTTATTAGGGAATTTATGGAATCGTATGACGCAACACAAGGCAGCCGACAAGCAAATAACTTGGTATTCATAAGTGTTTTTTACCCAGCGAATTCATTTATTGTATCTGAAAATCTTAAAGAGCAAATTGAATGTTTATACTTCTTGAGGATGATCATATGAACTTCACTGATCAAAACGTGTGAACAGAATAACAATTGTAATAGAACAAACTTTTGAAGGATTATAAATTGCAATTTGAAAAACAAGATTATCAAAATCTTAGCAATTTCAAGAGAAGAAAATAGTACATCTGTACATAAGAGTAATTTTGTTTATCAAAAgtttaaaacttaaattaatGGTCTCAATGTGATTCCTCATATATGGCGAGATATTAGATTGATTTATAGGTATGTATCATACAACTGCTATTTACCTGGAAGCGGAAAATTTTAACTAGAGGAGGAAGcgaaaatttactaatttttttaatatcattaaacattatatattggtttattcattattctcattccCTCCACATATATAAGGATAGGTTCTAATGAGAACGAAGAACCAAACCCAACCGTTTTATCATGAAAATCGACGATCGATGAATGCATcatctgagttcgaatcctaaacGAAGCAaaatttatcttctttttttttccatttttttcaaAGTGCAGTTAATTacacaacaaatgcagtgactTTACACGCCAGTGTACTGTTATTAGTActtagttctcattttaaatatcTTCTTTTTAAGATTAATCAAATTCATCCAATCTATCTTAATCATCaatgaatttgatttttaattctTATCTAAGGAAATGCTTTCAATGTAATGAACCCTCCTAATATAAATTACGAATCATTATAAAATGATGAATTTGTtgtaaaaaatgataaattaaaaaaaaatcattggcTACAAGTTCATTTGAGCCCAAGACAACTAATTATGAATCCATCTTAATTATTCATGACCTAATgcctgaaaataattttaattaatttttatttgattcgATTCCAATATACTATATGTATATGGACACGATGTATGCTAATTAACCTAACTTAAACTTTTGAACAAGGTTGTTACTCTAAATTTTTTGTTTgataatttaattgaaattgaacTTGATAACAAATGTAAAACTTTTGGGGTTTATGGTTGATTGCATATGCCAAATTGCCAATGGTAATGCGAGTAAATGAGATATAATTGTTGATCTCCAAGCGAAGAGAACATATAGGGTGGCTATAGTTGTgatgagtgagagagagaatgacAAGAAAACATGGGGGGTGTCATCTCAACCCAAGGTTAGCAGTTGGAAATGGGTTGTATTgatggagaagagaagagagtgaAATTAAAGCTGAAAAAGGGAGCAATGAAGTGATAGGCAATGTCACCTCTTACTTTCATGGGTCCGCcactatatttttcatttatgtaaattttaatattctaattaAGTAACTTTCCTCAACCCAACCCtagattaaaatatatatttctctCTCCTTACAAGACACAATTCAATTTTTATCTTATTTCTACTTCATTataagatactccctccgtcccggccaagacgctacatttacctttcggcacgggatttaaggagttgtagattaatgttttaagtgtgtaataataaagtgataaagtaggagagagaaagtgataaagtaagaaagagaaggtaataaagtgataaagtatgagagagaaagtgataaagtaagaaagagaagataataaagtgataaagtaggagagagaatgtaataaagaaatacttaattagtgttaattaagtgtttaaaattccttatttttgccaaatatagaaatgtagcatcttcgttgggacgacccaaaaaggaatatgtagcatcttgggcgggacggagggagtatattaatatatagtTAAGTGGCAcacaaaattatatatttttgatttattttataataataaatttttgtcTTTTCTCATGACTTTGGTGACAAAGTCACCAATGGGAGTAGTGTGAAAATAGgatggagcattgttggagtCAAATACTTCATCCGCTATTATATTTACATTTTAATATGATCACTTATTTGATATGTATAAAAAAAGTAAGGATTATAtactattccctccgtcccactccaaatgtcccattttttttattttgggttgtgACACTCCAAATgtcttatttccttttttggcaatacactatctctctatatttaatatttaaacaattttcaccaacccactttatctactttatacatatttcttaattttcgtgcccaaaagaaatgagacatttgtagcGGAACAGAGGGAGTGTTTTTTTAAAATACCAATATAAATGaaacaaactaaaaagaaaGTGTGCCAAAATAAGTGAGACGGGGGAGTAAGatattttatgattaaaatGTCCACTCACTAGGCCTGAGCATACGCTCCGGACGAGACCGAGAGAATCGAGGACCGAATTTTTGACGGACCGACCCGGACCAATGTAATATTATGGACCAGATCGAAACGACCATcagtttcggttcggttcggtccaAAACTGACCAAAAtgcacaaatttaaaaaatgtctTGCTGTTGGTCTACTGCCAACTAGGAATTCGGAAAGGAACATGAACATCCAAAGAGAACTCGAACCTTGGTTTCGAACCGTGCTGTAGATGGCCGGCAATAGGCGACGCCGAAAAAGAGACGAGGGTCGCAACACCGGAGAAGAGAAGGCGGGCAACTGTGAATGGGGGCGGGGCGAAGTTGTGAATGGGAGTGGGGTGGTTGCTAGCCTGCTGCAGTGAAACTCTTGACTGTGAATGGGGGTGGAGCGACGACTCGCGACCGTTGACGTCGAACAACCGGCGACAGGCGGCGATTGATGATAGCCGAGAGGGCTGTTACTATGGCCGCCTATTTGTAAATGAGATAAGAGTTGAAAAGGTTGCGCGGCGTGCATGATGTGTGTGTAGTAGGGTTTATAAGTTTTAAACATTtaattaggttttatttctatatatatatatatatatatatgaatattcaGTTCAGTCTTGTTTTCGGTAGGTCTGAGCCTTCCAGAATCGAAACCAGACCGAATATATATCGGTCCTTAAATTTGGAACCGCCCCGGACCGAAATGAGAAGTAGACTTGGACCAAACTGACCGAACCGACCGAATCGGTCCGATTCGACGATTTTGGTCAGGTTTTGCTCAGCCCTACCACTCACATGAGTTTTAGAGCaaaatgtcatttttataaatatacttaaaaaatattcaattttaaatgaaaagatAATAAAGTATATATATTGAGATAAAGTTTACGTGAAAATCAAGAACACTCATATACTTActatttgaaatattattttatgaaCTAACAAATCATGTAATTATCAATTATTTCCTCCGTCCTATTTAACACTCGAATACTGActatttgaaatattattttatgaattaaCAAATCAAGTAATTATCAGTTATTCCTTCCATCCTATTAAGTATGATTCCCTATTTTTTgcacaattattaaaaaatattgattaaatGATAGAAGTGATAGAAAGTGAGAAATCTCACGATATTTTGTGAGCGAAAAGAGTTTTCTCAAATGAACTATTATTAATGAGACATATGAAGTAATAACTAGTCTATCAAGTAGTCATGAGTTAGTACGACTAGTGCAAATCAACTAGTCAATCGATTGTCTAGTTGATAAGCTGTGACGATTACTTAATTTATcgaccataaataaaaaatcaaataattagtATCCCAATATCATTGATTTCTACCCAAATTTTATCAAATTTAAGGGTTACTTTATACATGCACTTAATTTTTAGCATTACCATATTTTTATGGAATAGTCATTATTACAAATGCATTGTCAAATTAAATATAACCATTTCTACCTATTAAGAcacatattttatttcatttgctATAAAAGTTATTAAGTTGGTCTCATGTGAGATTAATTGTATGAAAAAACAGGTCAGATCAGGACTAGGACGCGTCATGCAGCAGTGAGAACTTAGTCGAGAATATTAAAGTTAAATTCGGGTTTTGAATTTctaaatttctcattttttttcttcttattataGTATCAGCGATTGGATTTGCAATTCCTCTATATGCCTTAACGTTCTAGgatagtgtttttttttttttttttgtcatttatcCTTATCCTTGTTGTCTCCTTGTTAGGTTGCACCCCTTGTGCGTAGCTTAACGAATTTTACTTATATAAGAAAAAATGTGGATCATATtgctataaataaaaataacaaaaatattatgaacggatcaaaataataaaagtgataacgACATTGTGAATATAGAGAGCATATCATATGCtaattatgttaaaaaaaaagaagaagaagaaaatgaaatgatCAACATTTGTTACACAtgcaaaaacaaaagaaaaaaaattataaaaaaattaagtatttGAAGGATAAAATGAGCAAAGAGGTTTACTATTAAtcaatttattgaaaataaatgaaaattaatatgcaagtgcaacttaaaaaaaaaaaaaatagcggACCCAGAACAAAAATGAGCAAGACTATTCCACCCACAGTCGAGCTAGTTGAtagtttttccttttctttagaATAATTGTTAGTTAGTTAGTTACATCTATATATAGTAGTAGTAGAACAATTTTAAAACATATCTTTTGTAAAATACACGAGAATTTATTTATTGTGACGCAAAATATCTTAAAAGTGGTACAGTGAAATACCAAAACTGCAGTGTTGAATGAAATTTGGTAATTTCGTAATACTAATAATTAGTTTAGAATGTATGAATCCATAAACCTGTTGAAAGTAAGTGGGAAACAAcggaaagaaaacaaaaactgCTTCACTTGTCAATCGCTGCTTCTCAAAGCGCTACTCTCTTCTTTGCCTAGCTTGCAATAATATAATTCTCCCAAATTTCACTCCTTCTTCTCAACCACCGCCGCCCTCTCTCCGCCGCTCTTAATCTCCATCATGCTACAGTCTCACACCTGCTTCACAATCACACCTCCAAACTTGAGCTACAAAATCTCGAAAAAGATCCGATTCGCTATATAGTAGAGATTAATCCTTGCTAACTTCTAGGgtttcatcttcttctccaaatccttttttttttttcacatactAATGGAGGAGTACAATCATGAGATGAGCGGTAACTCGAATTCGAGGTGCAATTTCCTATACGGAGATTCTTCAGTGTATGGGAGAAGCAGCTTCCATCTCCAATCACCAGATTGCTACGATCAATCGGAAGCGCAGCAGCAGCACCAGACGGTCAAAACTGAATCTCGAAATCACGCTTCGAGGTTTCACTACACCGCGATTACTCCGGCCGCGGTGGAggaccaccgccgccgccatgATCGGAGGCAGGAAAACGACGGTTCCGGAGAAGCTGAGTCTATCAAAGCAAAAATTATTGCCCACCCTCAGTATTCAAATCTCTTGGATGCTTACATGGACTGTCAAAAGGTTAGatctctagagagagagagagagatgtatGTATTTGAATTTTCATTCACGTGCATTATGTTTGAATCCTAAAACCTAAAATTTTGCTGATCGGTGATGATAGGGCTTCACTGTTTGTGTGTGTGCATAGGTGGGAGCGCCGCCAGACGTGGTGGCGCGGCTGGCGGTGGTGCGGCAGGAGTTTGAGGCAAGCCagcgagcggcggcggcggccggcaGAGACGTTTCCAAGGATCCAGAACTCGACCAGTTCATGGTATATAGTAGGAGTATATTGAATTAGGGGCTTTGGAATGtgaattttgaaaagaattatgTGAATTTCAGGAAGCGTACTATGATATGTTAGTGAAGTACAGAGAGGAGCTGACGAAGCCCATTCATGAAGCCATGGAGTTCATGCGACGCATTGAGAAGCAGCTCAATTTGCTCACCAATAACTCATCAACTGGTatactctttctctctcaacacacacacacacacagaatgGGAATGGGAGACCATTCACCATTGCTTTGTGATGGAAGTATAATTAATTAGTGCAGTGATAAATATAATTGTGCAGTACAAAACTGGTAGTTGAAACTGGGCAGTGTCCGAATTGTGTTTGACTCCGTGTGTGGGTGAATTACACcttcatttattaattactgACTCTTTGCTATTTTCCTAGCTAGTGAACAAAAACTTTGACTCATACAATCATTTTCCAACGCTTTGTCACGAGTGCTCAAAAGCTACCTAGCTTCTTTTTTGTACTACTCCAATATAATACTACTAGTATATTTTTTctgtcttttaaaataaaacaaaacgaTATATGAAACCAACCCTAATCACGAGGGCTTAATACAAAGATACTAGTACTATTACGTATTTACGTACTAAGATTTGATTTGGTTCTGTTACTTAATAATCACAATCCATGTTTCCTCCCTCGTTTTGAAAGTATGTATTGCTGTTTTTCTTCGCTGTTGGGATTTCACCAATTTCGTGGGCTTCGCCTTTTCTGACATGGATGTTTATCTACTTGATACACACAGATTTCATTATATCATTATTAATCCATCGCCTATAAATTTTGGTTAATCTTTTCTCTCTACACATCCATTTATAACATAAGTTAATACTATTACTGTGAagttctttcaaaaaaaaaaaaaaatattactgtGAAGTTTTTGTCCAGTGCAGTGCACCTATTATGAACGTTTCTcaatttcacaaaatatttaattttccaatgtaatttaattatatatataggggtgcgctcacatgagacccttatttttcgtgagatactaagacccttatttttcaatgaataaaacatatatactgatgaataacgaaatttaaaaaattggtaataaataagacatatatTCTGATAAATAAGGAAGTATATACAGATGAACAAGGAACTGAAGGAAGTATAAaatgatgaataacgaaatttaaaatatttcgctccctccatAATTCGAACTCAGAGAAAAAAATTCACCATCTaggtacaatatcagccataaaattgataaaataaacgcacgatatcgtgtctaagatctcactaaagATAGGGGGAGAAtgttaaatatttagagaaCAGAGAATTCACGAAACAAAAACGAAtagatctataattttgatgaacaataATTTGttccgggttcgaatcctggtaGTGGCgattttttctctatttttactaaatatgtctgttcattacttatgttgatctattcgtaaaatatatagatttgttcatgatgaacaaaaaaataattctctatgaaactcaaccctatatatataatatggttTGTGTATGTGCCCTATGTTGCTTCATCCCGTTTTTCACTAATTGCCAATCTCCATTATACTCTATTCATCGTTACTAGTAATTGTCAATAacagtattttatttttggggAAAAAACAAATAATGACTATCACTTGATGCAAACAATTGGGGAAATCGACACACACCATTTTCTGTTTATAGTTATGTACAATCACTGAGAAGTAACACGGCAAAATATATGCACTATAAAGCTTATTTGTGAGTCTGTGACCCTTACATTAATTTGGAAAGTATTCCTCATTGGAATTTAATCATGCTGGTAGGTTTTCTTCTTTGGCAATTTTTATgttcttatttttgtttttttgttgatATTTGTATTCTTGGCAATTAAGTTAGATTCTATAATATTTAGTATAAgaggcgtttactttgaagaattagtcttgatagataaaaatagtaagactaattctttatttattttgatggattgtaactttgggatatctcaatgcccttgattatttatatcattcaagctagttttgcttgattcttatcccataaAAATAGTGGGATTGAAGATATCCTACtcttaaggataaaaatatatatactcaatTCTACATATAATCACTCATGCAAAGTAATTAAACGCTTCCTAAAAGTGTTGGGTCGGTTTAGAAAAGATGTGAGTGATTTCCATTCATTTTAATTAGCATCAATTTGGTAGAGTTACAACTCGTCCATGTTATGTGTATtatctaataaaattaaaaatttaacttGTTTGGTTATGGTTATTGCCAAGACTTTGTATTAAAATCTTTACTCGTACAAAAATTTCGAAATTTTATTTTCCTGGTGCCATTTCTTCACTACTATGTCGGGAAACTAAACATTCATTTTCATCTGTATACACTACAACAAAATGTTTTATTAGTGAcatactttttaaaatattgtgacatttataatattataatgtaACTAGATAATATTAACTTCTTGAGCTGAGCAACTATAATTCGTATCACAAAAAGGAAAGCATGTCACATAGTTTAGTGATATTTGATAGCTAAttttgtgacataattaaaaagtgTAGTTATTTTCTGACATCAAAATGTAATTtgtttattgtatttataaatattttattgaaaaaaatgttAATAATTAAAGTACTTGTAATAAAATTAGCGTGTATATGCGCGTGCGTGTGTGTCAGAGAGATAGCGCAaaaattacttatatttttatatataacaaaagtatataaatatatgtgtgtgtaattAAACTTTGTTACACTTATATATAACTAAGATGAAATGAATTTTGTGACACATCTATTAGTATCAATagtacactacaaaaaaaagttgaaattaAAATGGAAACAGATCCGTAGTTAAAACTGCGGCGTTATCGACGGATTACGGACAATTTTGTTgtagttg harbors:
- the LOC131010657 gene encoding homeotic protein knotted-1-like isoform X2 is translated as MEEYNHEMSGNSNSRCNFLYGDSSVYGRSSFHLQSPDCYDQSEAQQQHQTVKTESRNHASRFHYTAITPAAVEDHRRRHDRRQENDGSGEAESIKAKIIAHPQYSNLLDAYMDCQKVGAPPDVVARLAVVRQEFEASQRAAAAAGRDVSKDPELDQFMEAYYDMLVKYREELTKPIHEAMEFMRRIEKQLNLLTNNSSTDEKYDGGSSEDNSGGEREVPEIDPRAEERELKNHLLKKYSGYLSSLKQELSKKKKKGKLPKDARQKLLSWWELHYKWPYPSESEKLALAESTGLDQKQINNWFINQRKRHWKPSEDMQFMVMDGLHPHNNAPPLYMEPHFLGEGPYRLGP
- the LOC131010657 gene encoding homeotic protein knotted-1-like isoform X1, giving the protein MEEYNHEMSGNSNSRCNFLYGDSSVYGRSSFHLQSPDCYDQSEAQQQHQTVKTESRNHASRFHYTAITPAAVEDHRRRHDRRQENDGSGEAESIKAKIIAHPQYSNLLDAYMDCQKVGAPPDVVARLAVVRQEFEASQRAAAAAGRDVSKDPELDQFMEAYYDMLVKYREELTKPIHEAMEFMRRIEKQLNLLTNNSSTVTTDEKYDGGSSEDNSGGEREVPEIDPRAEERELKNHLLKKYSGYLSSLKQELSKKKKKGKLPKDARQKLLSWWELHYKWPYPSESEKLALAESTGLDQKQINNWFINQRKRHWKPSEDMQFMVMDGLHPHNNAPPLYMEPHFLGEGPYRLGP